A genomic window from Vigna radiata var. radiata cultivar VC1973A chromosome 2, Vradiata_ver6, whole genome shotgun sequence includes:
- the LOC106754406 gene encoding probable basic-leucine zipper transcription factor R — protein MDNQRTPLLSWAYYCHGKSVEELKQSLMCTTLELEQTRASVQEELRKKDDQLLTLKELLHKVMRERDEAQEKWQRLVVEKMVFQQQKQQQQQQQQQTAPASGISSIEDEPRRGIDSNNGLSSSDCEESIVSSPIMEHLGGAQAQLPESMIELISPDKPLPEKGKLLQAVMKAGPLLQTLLLAGPLPQWRHPPPALESFEIPPVTIPSPQAQPQAQTQAQAQFLHQDSFTSNCGRVSRKRVFCEGSDSPTQTKFQRIVLH, from the exons ATGGACAACCAACGCACTCCTCTTCTCAGTTGGGCTTACTACTGCCACGGAAAG TCAGTGGAGGAGCTGAAGCAGTCGCTGATGTGCACGACTCTTGAGTTGGAACAAACGAGAGCGAGTGTGCAAGAGGAGCTGAGAAAGAAGGACGATCAGCTTCTCACCCTGAAGGAGCTTCTGCATAAGGTGATGAGAGAAAGAGACGAGGCGCAAGAGAAATGGCAGAGACTGGTGGTGGAGAAAATGGTTTTCCAGCAGCaaaagcagcagcagcagcagcagcagcagcaaacGGCCCCTGCTTCTGGGATTTCGAGCATTGAAGATGAGCCCAGGAGAGGGATTGACTCCAACAATGGGCTGTCGTCATCCGATTGTGAAGAAAGCATTGTTTCCTCACCGATCATGGAGCATTTGGGTGGTGCGCAGGCACAGTTGCCAGAGTCAATGATTGAGCTTATATCACCAGATAAACCGTTGCCAGAAAAAGGTAAGCTTTTGCAGGCAGTGATGAAAGCAGGTCCTCTGCTTCAGACTCTGCTCCTCGCGGGACCACTCCCTCAATGGAGACACCCTCCACCCGCTCTTGAGTCCTTCGAGATTCCTCCTGTCACCATTCCTTCCCCACAGGCACAGCCACAGGCGCAAACACAAGCGCAAGCACAGTTCCTCCACCAAGACTCCTTCACCTCCAACTGCGGGAGAGTGAGTAGGAAAAGGGTTTTCTGTGAGGGCTCTGATTCTCCCACGCAGACCAAGTTCCAAAGGATTGTACTTCACTGA
- the LOC106756275 gene encoding DNA ligase 1 isoform X1, which produces MLPLHFRSSFGSSFRLCFCFSRTVRVSSLVSFPLSLFSVSLRVMSKPPSAFDALMSAAKKNSKSKTSKLSSPPKKRKSPLSTSSQNPSNPKSPKLPSPPITVVEPEQAVKQEELVKPVKQEELVKPEAVKPEPRKVRQLLTSSSSKGKTEELKKQVPQLKQKPSSFDPASIIAWEKGQPVPFLFLALAFDMISQESGRIVITDIVCNMLRTVMLTTPEDLVPVVYLSANRIAPAHEGLELGIGESIISKALAEAYGRNENWIKTQYQKKGDLGLVAKESRSSQPMMWKPEALTIRKVFNTFRLIAKESGKDSQEKKKNHIKALLVAATDCEPQYLIRLLQTKLRIGYAEQTLLAALGQAAVYTEEHSKPPPEIQSPLDKASDIVKQVYSVLPDYDKIISALLTEGLWKLPKTCKFTPGVPIRPMLSKAAKSVTEVLNKFQDVEFTCEYKYDGERAQIHYLENGSVEIYSRQAERNTEKFPDVAAAVSRLKKTSVSSFILDCEIVAYDRATQKLLSFQTLSTRARKKVEIEDIKVNVCVFAFDLLYLNGQELLQENLRVRREHLYASFEEESGFLQFATALTSNDVEEIQNFLDQAVGASCEGLIIKTLNEDATYEPAKRSLNWLKLKKDYMDNLGDSVDLVPIAAFHGRGKRTGVYGAFLLACYDNNNEEFQTICKIGTGFSESVLVERSSSLRSQVISKPKSYYRFGETINPDVWFEASEVWEVRAADLTISPVHRAAAGIVDPNKGISLRFPRLVRVRHDKAPEQATSSEQIAELYKAQKYNQANKQDDEDEEDY; this is translated from the exons ATGCTCCCATTGCATTTTCGATCCTCTTTTGGTTCTTCTTTTCGTCTATGTTTCTGTTTCTCTCGAACTGTTAGGGTTTCGTCTCTCGTCTCTTTCCCTCTGTCTCTCTTCTCTGTCTCTCTCCGCGTCATGTCTAAGCCACCCTCCGCCTTCGACGCTCTCATGTCCGCCGCTAAGAAGAATTCCAAATCCAAAACATCCAAGCTTTCATCACCtcccaagaaaagaaaatctccACTCTCCACTTCTTCACAAAATCCTAGCAACCCCAAATCCCCCAAATTGCCTTCTCCGCCCATAACTGTTGTTGAACCGGAGCAAGCAGTTAAACAAGAAGAACTTGTTAAACCAGTTAAACAAGAAGAACTTGTTAAACCAGAAGCTGTTAAGCCGGAGCCGCGGAAGGTACGCCAACTGTTAACGTCTTCTTCTTCGAAGGGGAAGACCGAGGAGCTGAAGAAGCAAGTTCCGCAGCTGAAGCAGAAGCCTTCCAGTTTCGATCCCGCTTCGATTATTGCATGGGAGAAGGGACAGCCCGTGCCGTTTCTCTTTCTCGCCTTGGCATTCGATATGATTTCTCAGGAAAGTGGAAGAATAGTCATCACTGACATTGTTTGCAATATGCTGCGGACTGTGATGCTGACCACGCCAGAGGATCTTGTTCCCGTCGTTTACCTCTCCGCAAATCGGATTGCGCCTGCTCATGAAGGATTGGAATTGGGAATCGGCGAGTCGATCATTTCCAAGGCGCTCGCTGAGGCTTATGGAAGGAACGAGAATTGGATTAAGACTCAGTATCAG AAAAAAGGTGATTTAGGCTTGGTTGCTAAAGAGAGTCGTTCGTCTCAACCTATGATGTGGAAGCCTGAAGCATTAACCATCAGGAAGGTTTTCAACACTTTTCGCCTTATTGCTAAG GAATCTGGAAAAGACagtcaagagaaaaaaaagaatcataTCAAGGCACTTCTCGTTGCTGCAACTGACTGTGAACCTCAATATCTAATTCGTTTGCTTCAG ACGAAGTTGCGAATTGGTTATGCAGAACAAACTCTGTTGGCTGCACTAGGCCAAGCTGCAGTATACACTGAAGAACACTCTAAACCGCCTCCTGAAATTCAGTCTCCTTTAGACAAG GCTTCGGATATTGTTAAACAAGTCTATTCTGTTCTTCCTGACTATGACAAAATAATATCTGCACTGCTTACGGAGGGTCTATGGAAGCTTCCAAAAACTTGTAAATTTACTCCAGGTGTTCCAATTAGACCTATGCTATCAAAGGCAGCAAAAAGTGTAACTGAAGTTCTGAACAAATTCCAGGATGTGGAATTTACCTGTGAATACAAATACGATGGAGAGCGTGCCCAG ATACATTACCTGGAGAATGGTTCAGTTGAGATTTACAGTAGACAAGCAGAACGGAACACTGAGAAGTTTCCTGATGTTGCTGCTGCAGTttcaag GTTGAAGAAAACAAGTGTATCTTCATTTATTCTTGATTGTGAAATTGTCGCATATGATCGTGCAACACAAAAACTTCTTTCTTTCCAG ACCCTCAGTACTCGAGCTCGCAAGAaagtagaaattgaagatataaAGGTTAATGTCTGTGTATTTGCTTTTGATTTGTTGTATCTAAATGGCCAAGAACTTCTTCAGGAAAACCTTAGAGTCCGCAGAGAG CACCTTTATGCCTCTTTTGAGGAAGAATCTGGTTTTCTTCAGTTTGCAACAGCATTAACTTCAAATGATGTTGAGGAGATACAGAATTTTCTTGACCAAGCTGTTGGTGCTAG TTGTGAGGGATTGATTATTAAGACATTAAATGAGGACGCTACATATGAACCTGCCAAGCGATCACTCAACTGGCTAAAACTGAAGAAAGATTATATGGACAA TTTAGGGGACTCTGTAGACTTGGTACCTATTGCTGCTTTCCATGGGCGTGGTAAACGTACAG GAGTTTATGGTGCCTTCCTCCTTGCTTGCTATGACAACAATAATGAAGAATTTCAAACTATTTGCAAGATTg GAACGGGGTTCTCTGAATCTGTACTTGTAGAACGTTCTTCCAGTCTTCGTTCTCAAGTGATTTCCAAGCCGAAG TCGTACTATAGATTTGGGGAAACAATCAATCCTGATGTCTGGTTTGAAGCCAGTGAG GTGTGGGAGGTGAGAGCGGCAGACCTGACCATTAGCCCTGTCCACCGTGCTGCAGCGGGCATAGTAGATCCGAACAAG GGCATCTCTCTTCGTTTTCCAAGGCTGGTTCGAGTCCGGCATGACAAAGCTCCTGAACAGGCCACATCATCTGAGCAG ATTGCTGAGTTGTATAAAGCCCAAAAATACAATCAAGCGAACAAACAAGATgacgaagatgaagaagatTATTGA
- the LOC106756275 gene encoding DNA ligase 1 isoform X2, with protein MLPLHFRSSFGSSFRLCFCFSRTVRVSSLVSFPLSLFSVSLRVMSKPPSAFDALMSAAKKNSKSKTSKLSSPPKKRKSPLSTSSQNPSNPKSPKLPSPPITVVEPEQAVKQEELVKPVKQEELVKPEAVKPEPRKVRQLLTSSSSKGKTEELKKQVPQLKQKPSSFDPASIIAWEKGQPVPFLFLALAFDMISQESGRIVITDIVCNMLRTVMLTTPEDLVPVVYLSANRIAPAHEGLELGIGESIISKALAEAYGRNENWIKTQYQKKGDLGLVAKESRSSQPMMWKPEALTIRKVFNTFRLIAKESGKDSQEKKKNHIKALLVAATDCEPQYLIRLLQTKLRIGYAEQTLLAALGQAAVYTEEHSKPPPEIQSPLDKASDIVKQVYSVLPDYDKIISALLTEGLWKLPKTCKFTPGVPIRPMLSKAAKSVTEVLNKFQDVEFTCEYKYDGERAQIHYLENGSVEIYSRQAERNTEKFPDVAAAVSRLKKTSVSSFILDCEIVAYDRATQKLLSFQTLSTRARKKVEIEDIKVNVCVFAFDLLYLNGQELLQENLRVRREHLYASFEEESGFLQFATALTSNDVEEIQNFLDQAVGASCEGLIIKTLNEDATYEPAKRSLNWLKLKKDYMDNLGDSVDLVPIAAFHGRGKRTGVYGAFLLACYDNNNEEFQTICKIGTGFSESVLVERSSSLRSQVISKPKSYYRFGETINPDVWFEASEVIVILTFLVDFTIILFPNCAVAYHHYRVILSLNGITVSLF; from the exons ATGCTCCCATTGCATTTTCGATCCTCTTTTGGTTCTTCTTTTCGTCTATGTTTCTGTTTCTCTCGAACTGTTAGGGTTTCGTCTCTCGTCTCTTTCCCTCTGTCTCTCTTCTCTGTCTCTCTCCGCGTCATGTCTAAGCCACCCTCCGCCTTCGACGCTCTCATGTCCGCCGCTAAGAAGAATTCCAAATCCAAAACATCCAAGCTTTCATCACCtcccaagaaaagaaaatctccACTCTCCACTTCTTCACAAAATCCTAGCAACCCCAAATCCCCCAAATTGCCTTCTCCGCCCATAACTGTTGTTGAACCGGAGCAAGCAGTTAAACAAGAAGAACTTGTTAAACCAGTTAAACAAGAAGAACTTGTTAAACCAGAAGCTGTTAAGCCGGAGCCGCGGAAGGTACGCCAACTGTTAACGTCTTCTTCTTCGAAGGGGAAGACCGAGGAGCTGAAGAAGCAAGTTCCGCAGCTGAAGCAGAAGCCTTCCAGTTTCGATCCCGCTTCGATTATTGCATGGGAGAAGGGACAGCCCGTGCCGTTTCTCTTTCTCGCCTTGGCATTCGATATGATTTCTCAGGAAAGTGGAAGAATAGTCATCACTGACATTGTTTGCAATATGCTGCGGACTGTGATGCTGACCACGCCAGAGGATCTTGTTCCCGTCGTTTACCTCTCCGCAAATCGGATTGCGCCTGCTCATGAAGGATTGGAATTGGGAATCGGCGAGTCGATCATTTCCAAGGCGCTCGCTGAGGCTTATGGAAGGAACGAGAATTGGATTAAGACTCAGTATCAG AAAAAAGGTGATTTAGGCTTGGTTGCTAAAGAGAGTCGTTCGTCTCAACCTATGATGTGGAAGCCTGAAGCATTAACCATCAGGAAGGTTTTCAACACTTTTCGCCTTATTGCTAAG GAATCTGGAAAAGACagtcaagagaaaaaaaagaatcataTCAAGGCACTTCTCGTTGCTGCAACTGACTGTGAACCTCAATATCTAATTCGTTTGCTTCAG ACGAAGTTGCGAATTGGTTATGCAGAACAAACTCTGTTGGCTGCACTAGGCCAAGCTGCAGTATACACTGAAGAACACTCTAAACCGCCTCCTGAAATTCAGTCTCCTTTAGACAAG GCTTCGGATATTGTTAAACAAGTCTATTCTGTTCTTCCTGACTATGACAAAATAATATCTGCACTGCTTACGGAGGGTCTATGGAAGCTTCCAAAAACTTGTAAATTTACTCCAGGTGTTCCAATTAGACCTATGCTATCAAAGGCAGCAAAAAGTGTAACTGAAGTTCTGAACAAATTCCAGGATGTGGAATTTACCTGTGAATACAAATACGATGGAGAGCGTGCCCAG ATACATTACCTGGAGAATGGTTCAGTTGAGATTTACAGTAGACAAGCAGAACGGAACACTGAGAAGTTTCCTGATGTTGCTGCTGCAGTttcaag GTTGAAGAAAACAAGTGTATCTTCATTTATTCTTGATTGTGAAATTGTCGCATATGATCGTGCAACACAAAAACTTCTTTCTTTCCAG ACCCTCAGTACTCGAGCTCGCAAGAaagtagaaattgaagatataaAGGTTAATGTCTGTGTATTTGCTTTTGATTTGTTGTATCTAAATGGCCAAGAACTTCTTCAGGAAAACCTTAGAGTCCGCAGAGAG CACCTTTATGCCTCTTTTGAGGAAGAATCTGGTTTTCTTCAGTTTGCAACAGCATTAACTTCAAATGATGTTGAGGAGATACAGAATTTTCTTGACCAAGCTGTTGGTGCTAG TTGTGAGGGATTGATTATTAAGACATTAAATGAGGACGCTACATATGAACCTGCCAAGCGATCACTCAACTGGCTAAAACTGAAGAAAGATTATATGGACAA TTTAGGGGACTCTGTAGACTTGGTACCTATTGCTGCTTTCCATGGGCGTGGTAAACGTACAG GAGTTTATGGTGCCTTCCTCCTTGCTTGCTATGACAACAATAATGAAGAATTTCAAACTATTTGCAAGATTg GAACGGGGTTCTCTGAATCTGTACTTGTAGAACGTTCTTCCAGTCTTCGTTCTCAAGTGATTTCCAAGCCGAAG TCGTACTATAGATTTGGGGAAACAATCAATCCTGATGTCTGGTTTGAAGCCAGTGAGGTGATAGTTATCCTGACTTTTCTTGTCGATTTCACTA ttattttatttcCCAATTGTGCTGTAGCCTACCATCATTATAGAGTCATCTTATCTCTTAATGGTATTACTGTGTCcttgttttaa